A genomic stretch from Bosea sp. F3-2 includes:
- a CDS encoding TerC family protein, whose amino-acid sequence MDFSSSAFWISLLQIIWIDLLLSGDNAVVIALACRSLPANRKKIGIWLGAGAAVGLRIIFALVVTYLLGVPYLKVIGGILLFWIAIKLAVGEEEAHGNIEASESLWKAVRTIAIADAVMSLDNVIAIAAAARGHAELFIFGLLLSIPLIIMGAQLLTSIIERFPILVWLGAALLGWIAAEMILGDLAVLQWLQANWPDWVKPVPMDVSPIGIGPANLPHYAAAVIGALFVCIVGYVLKRKPVDQPG is encoded by the coding sequence ATGGATTTTTCTTCCTCCGCCTTCTGGATATCGCTGCTGCAGATCATCTGGATCGATCTGCTGCTCTCCGGCGACAACGCAGTCGTGATCGCGCTCGCCTGCCGTTCGCTGCCGGCGAACCGCAAGAAGATCGGCATCTGGCTCGGCGCCGGCGCGGCCGTCGGCCTGCGCATCATCTTCGCGCTGGTCGTGACCTATCTGCTCGGCGTGCCCTATTTGAAGGTGATCGGCGGCATCCTGCTGTTCTGGATCGCGATCAAGCTCGCGGTCGGTGAGGAGGAGGCGCACGGCAACATCGAGGCGAGCGAAAGCCTCTGGAAGGCCGTGCGTACCATCGCCATCGCGGATGCGGTGATGAGCCTCGACAACGTCATCGCCATTGCGGCTGCGGCGCGTGGGCATGCCGAGCTCTTCATCTTTGGTCTGCTGCTCTCGATCCCGCTGATCATCATGGGAGCGCAGCTGCTCACCTCGATCATCGAGCGCTTCCCGATCCTTGTCTGGCTCGGTGCCGCGCTGCTGGGCTGGATCGCGGCCGAAATGATCCTTGGCGACCTTGCCGTGCTGCAGTGGCTGCAAGCGAACTGGCCGGACTGGGTCAAGCCGGTTCCGATGGATGTCAGCCCCATCGGCATCGGCCCGGCAAACCTGCCGCACTATGCGGCGGCGGTCATCGGCGCGCTCTTCGTCTGCATCGTCGGCTATGTGCTGAAGCGCAAGCCGGTCGACCAGCCGGGCTGA
- a CDS encoding AzlC family ABC transporter permease — MPPDQNIEPTVPEAPITGAGMMLGIRKVSVLMPGIVVFAVAFGAAAAAKGLSLLETLSMSAFVYAGVAQLVSLELWRPEWSWGAIVGVAVVTATVNARMVLQGASLQPWFAKYPKTLNAFHLFFFTDANWLIGTRYRAEGGRDLGVLVGAGLALWLVWVVATGGGYMLGALVSDPRRYGIDLVMPIFFAAMIVPLWRGRRGMVPWVVAGVVALVTAKLVDGYAFIIVGSLAGAVTGALRDDAA; from the coding sequence ATGCCTCCAGATCAGAACATCGAGCCGACCGTCCCCGAGGCGCCGATCACCGGCGCCGGCATGATGCTGGGCATACGCAAGGTGTCCGTGCTGATGCCGGGCATCGTCGTCTTCGCCGTCGCCTTTGGAGCGGCCGCGGCGGCGAAGGGGCTTTCCCTGCTCGAGACCCTGTCGATGAGCGCCTTCGTCTATGCCGGCGTCGCGCAGCTGGTGTCGCTGGAACTCTGGCGCCCCGAATGGAGCTGGGGCGCCATCGTCGGCGTCGCCGTCGTCACGGCGACGGTCAATGCGCGCATGGTGCTGCAGGGAGCTTCCCTCCAGCCCTGGTTCGCGAAGTACCCCAAGACGCTCAACGCTTTTCACCTGTTCTTCTTCACCGATGCCAACTGGCTGATCGGCACGCGCTACCGGGCGGAGGGCGGGCGCGATCTCGGAGTCCTCGTGGGGGCGGGGCTCGCGCTCTGGCTGGTCTGGGTCGTGGCGACGGGCGGCGGCTACATGCTCGGCGCGCTGGTGAGCGATCCGCGCCGCTACGGCATCGATCTCGTGATGCCGATCTTCTTCGCCGCGATGATCGTGCCTCTCTGGCGCGGTCGGCGCGGCATGGTGCCCTGGGTCGTCGCGGGCGTCGTCGCGCTGGTCACGGCCAAGCTGGTCGACGGCTATGCCTTCATCATCGTCGGCTCGCTCGCCGGCGCCGTCACGGGGGCGCTCCGCGATGACGCTGCCTGA
- a CDS encoding TerC family protein: MDISSISIVDPRAWGKLAEIIALNIVLSGDNAVVIALACRALAPAQRTKGIALGAGVAVVLRVVFTVLIASLLNAPFLRIVGAALLTWIAVKLIVEDEGQDENSVAASSKLWRAVQTVAIADIVMSLDNVLAIAAVAKDSIPLLVAGLIISIPLIVLGASLITNLLSRFPILVWAGAALLGWVAGEMFESDPWLVGQFGAELLHKLEYPAAILCALLVLGLGYFIKSRRPDPAL; encoded by the coding sequence ATGGATATTTCGTCGATTTCCATCGTCGATCCCCGGGCGTGGGGCAAGCTGGCCGAGATCATCGCGCTCAACATCGTACTCTCGGGCGACAATGCGGTCGTGATCGCGCTCGCCTGCCGTGCGCTGGCGCCGGCGCAGCGGACCAAGGGCATCGCGCTCGGCGCCGGCGTCGCCGTCGTGCTGCGCGTGGTCTTCACGGTACTGATCGCCTCTCTGCTCAATGCGCCCTTCCTGCGCATCGTCGGCGCGGCGCTGCTCACCTGGATCGCGGTAAAGCTGATCGTCGAGGACGAGGGGCAGGACGAGAACTCCGTGGCCGCCAGCAGCAAGCTCTGGAGGGCCGTGCAGACGGTCGCCATCGCCGACATCGTCATGAGCCTCGACAACGTGCTGGCCATCGCCGCCGTCGCCAAGGACTCGATCCCGCTGCTGGTCGCCGGCCTTATCATCTCGATTCCGCTGATCGTGCTCGGCGCCTCGCTCATCACCAATCTCTTGAGCCGCTTCCCGATCCTCGTCTGGGCCGGCGCGGCGCTGCTGGGCTGGGTCGCGGGCGAGATGTTCGAAAGCGATCCGTGGCTGGTCGGCCAGTTCGGCGCGGAGCTGCTGCACAAGCTTGAATATCCGGCCGCGATCCTGTGCGCTCTGCTCGTGCTCGGTCTCGGCTACTTCATCAAATCGCGCCGGCCCGACCCGGCTCTCTGA
- a CDS encoding branched-chain amino acid aminotransferase, producing the protein MAWYSQTWTWFDGAWHEGNPGLVGPRSHVLWQSSSVFDGGRYFDGVAPDIDLHAARVNRSALALGLNPTVTPDFIVEKMYEGAKKFAPGTALYVKPMYWAEADGPSTIMPDPESTQFALCLFEAAMPAPTAGFSVTKGIYRRPSYETAPTDSKAGCLYPNNARVLKAAKAAGFDNALVLDMLGHVAETATSNIFLAKDGVVKTPVPNGTFLNGITRQRVIKLLRESGVPVEECSLRYEDFEQADEIFMSGNYSKCMPVTRIDNRTLQPGPLFRRARELYMDFAHSKAKAA; encoded by the coding sequence ATGGCATGGTATTCTCAGACGTGGACCTGGTTCGATGGCGCCTGGCATGAGGGCAACCCCGGCCTGGTGGGTCCGCGCAGCCATGTGCTGTGGCAGAGCTCCTCGGTCTTCGACGGCGGCCGCTATTTCGACGGCGTCGCGCCCGACATCGACCTGCACGCCGCCCGTGTGAACCGCTCGGCGCTGGCGCTCGGCCTGAACCCCACGGTCACGCCGGACTTCATCGTCGAGAAGATGTACGAGGGCGCCAAGAAGTTCGCTCCCGGCACCGCGCTTTACGTCAAGCCGATGTACTGGGCCGAGGCCGATGGCCCGTCTACCATCATGCCCGACCCGGAATCGACCCAGTTCGCGCTCTGCCTGTTCGAGGCGGCGATGCCGGCCCCGACCGCCGGCTTCTCGGTGACCAAGGGCATCTATCGCCGCCCGAGCTACGAGACCGCGCCGACCGACTCCAAGGCGGGTTGCCTCTACCCGAACAACGCCCGCGTGCTGAAGGCGGCGAAGGCCGCCGGCTTCGACAATGCGCTGGTGCTCGACATGCTCGGCCATGTCGCCGAGACCGCGACCTCGAACATCTTCCTTGCCAAGGACGGCGTGGTGAAGACCCCTGTGCCGAACGGCACCTTCCTGAACGGCATCACCCGCCAGCGCGTCATCAAGCTGCTGCGCGAGAGCGGCGTCCCGGTTGAGGAATGCAGCCTGCGCTACGAGGATTTCGAGCAGGCCGACGAGATCTTCATGTCGGGCAACTACTCGAAGTGCATGCCGGTGACGCGCATCGACAACCGCACGCTCCAGCCCGGCCCGCTCTTCCGCCGCGCCCGCGAGCTCTACATGGACTTCGCCCACAGCAAGGCCAAGGCCGCCTGA
- a CDS encoding AzlD domain-containing protein — translation MTLPDPGTWGAVLAIGAMAIATYLCRIAGVVLMSFIPLTPHVRRGLAALPGSIVVATVLPLIERLGAAAAVALLVAIGTMILRRSELLALLTGMAAISALRALGF, via the coding sequence ATGACGCTGCCTGATCCCGGCACCTGGGGCGCCGTCCTCGCCATCGGAGCGATGGCGATCGCGACCTATCTCTGCCGCATCGCCGGCGTCGTGCTGATGAGTTTCATCCCGCTGACGCCGCATGTCCGGCGCGGGCTCGCGGCGCTGCCCGGCTCGATCGTGGTCGCGACCGTCCTGCCGCTGATCGAGCGGCTCGGGGCAGCCGCCGCCGTTGCCCTGCTGGTCGCGATCGGCACGATGATCCTGCGGCGCAGCGAATTGCTGGCGCTGCTGACCGGCATGGCGGCGATTTCCGCCCTGCGCGCGCTGGGCTTCTGA
- a CDS encoding 4'-phosphopantetheinyl transferase superfamily protein, whose amino-acid sequence MLWLDSADSVAPALPAVWLIPTGASPHNLAERSKLRRGTARHLLARQLGCAEEDVVIAHDPAGRPLLARPEASGLQLSFATRAGIVAVAMAPRPIGVDVERIEMEGTVPLDVLHPDERGFLDAAANALRPLAFARIWAAKEAYVKALGVGFRRAPESFAVSLLSEIAFRVTDPSRPTEASGHLRIMKNGGQDILAAAVIVLDEP is encoded by the coding sequence ATGCTCTGGCTCGATTCCGCCGACAGCGTAGCCCCTGCCCTCCCCGCCGTCTGGCTGATCCCGACGGGGGCGAGCCCGCACAACCTCGCGGAGCGCTCCAAGCTGAGGCGCGGAACGGCGCGGCATCTGCTGGCGCGACAGCTCGGCTGCGCCGAAGAGGATGTCGTCATAGCGCATGACCCCGCCGGACGACCGCTGCTCGCCCGGCCCGAGGCATCGGGGCTTCAGCTTTCGTTTGCGACGCGGGCCGGCATCGTCGCCGTCGCCATGGCACCGCGCCCCATCGGCGTCGATGTCGAGCGCATCGAGATGGAAGGCACCGTCCCTCTCGACGTGCTGCATCCGGACGAACGCGGGTTCCTTGATGCGGCGGCCAACGCCCTACGCCCCCTCGCCTTCGCGCGGATTTGGGCGGCGAAGGAGGCCTATGTAAAGGCGCTTGGCGTCGGCTTCCGACGAGCGCCGGAGAGCTTTGCGGTATCGCTCCTGTCGGAGATCGCCTTTCGCGTAACCGACCCGTCGCGCCCGACCGAAGCGAGCGGGCATCTGCGCATCATGAAAAACGGCGGCCAGGACATCCTGGCCGCCGCGGTGATCGTTCTGGATGAACCCTGA